One Polaribacter sp. KT25b DNA segment encodes these proteins:
- a CDS encoding biopolymer transporter ExbD — translation MARRENPEINAGSMADIAFLLLIFFLVTTTMNVDSGVSKKLSEKPPADYVPPIIKEKNIFVVLINRNNELLVEEQRMDIKDLKKAAVEFIDNGGGVGKPGEDGSPGKPCDYCEGARSESSSDHPNKAIISVQSDRGTEYGTYIKVQNELLRAYTDLRNRLCRKRYGMSFDELEEAFKGDKTNEALKKKVEDIKTSYPQIISDAEPTS, via the coding sequence ATGGCAAGAAGAGAAAATCCAGAAATTAACGCAGGTTCTATGGCAGACATTGCTTTTCTGTTATTAATTTTCTTCTTAGTAACAACGACAATGAATGTAGATTCAGGTGTCTCTAAGAAGTTATCAGAAAAACCGCCAGCAGATTACGTTCCGCCAATTATTAAAGAAAAAAATATATTTGTAGTTCTTATAAACAGAAACAATGAGTTACTGGTTGAAGAACAAAGAATGGATATAAAAGATTTAAAGAAAGCCGCTGTAGAATTTATAGATAATGGTGGTGGAGTTGGAAAGCCAGGAGAAGATGGTTCTCCAGGTAAACCTTGTGATTATTGTGAAGGAGCTAGAAGCGAATCTTCTTCAGATCATCCTAACAAAGCAATTATATCAGTTCAAAGTGATAGAGGTACAGAATATGGTACTTATATCAAAGTGCAAAATGAGCTTCTAAGAGCATATACAGATCTTAGAAATAGGTTATGTAGAAAACGTTATGGTATGTCGTTTGATGAGCTTGAAGAGGCTTTTAAAGGAGACAAAACTAATGAGGCTTTAAAGAAGAAAGTTGAAGATATTAAAACATCATATCCTCAAATTATTTCTGATGCAGAACCAACATCATAA
- a CDS encoding MotA/TolQ/ExbB proton channel family protein gives MKKVVNVLSVTGFMFFGAIQSTFAQEAAATEAKTFHQILKQNFIDGGPGFMGIVLVALILGLAIAIERIIYLNMATTNTKKLLANVDDALSSGGVEAAKEVCRNTKGPVASIFYQGLDRLDEGVEEAEKAVVSYGGVQMGQLEKNVSWISLFIALAPMLGFMGTVIGMIGAFNDIAVANDISPAVVAGGIKVALLTTVFGLIVAIILQIFYNYIVAKIDSIVNSMEDASISLIDLLVKYKK, from the coding sequence ATGAAAAAAGTAGTAAATGTCTTATCTGTAACAGGATTTATGTTTTTTGGAGCTATTCAATCAACTTTCGCTCAAGAAGCAGCGGCAACAGAAGCAAAAACGTTTCACCAAATCTTAAAGCAAAACTTTATAGATGGTGGCCCAGGATTCATGGGAATTGTATTAGTAGCATTAATCTTAGGATTAGCTATTGCCATTGAAAGAATTATTTATTTAAACATGGCAACAACCAACACTAAAAAATTATTAGCAAATGTAGATGATGCTTTAAGTTCTGGTGGTGTAGAAGCAGCAAAAGAAGTTTGTAGAAATACAAAAGGACCAGTAGCATCTATTTTTTACCAAGGTTTAGATAGATTAGACGAAGGTGTAGAAGAAGCTGAAAAAGCAGTTGTTTCGTATGGAGGTGTTCAAATGGGACAATTAGAGAAAAATGTTTCTTGGATTTCTTTATTTATTGCATTAGCACCAATGCTTGGTTTCATGGGTACTGTAATTGGTATGATTGGAGCATTTAACGATATTGCGGTTGCAAATGATATTTCTCCAGCAGTTGTTGCAGGTGGTATTAAAGTTGCATTATTAACTACAGTATTTGGTCTTATTGTAGCTATTATTCTTCAAATTTTTTATAATTATATCGTTGCAAAAATTGATAGTATTGTAAATAGTATGGAAGATGCTTCTATCTCTTTGATAGATTTATTAGTAAAGTATAAAAAATAA